TTGAAAGCGCAAAGGAGATGTTCTCGCATGGGGCGGATATGGTATCTGTGGCGCGCGCCGCGCTTGCGACTCCTGACATCATCAACCGGCTCGTCCTTGAAGTATCTTCGTTCCAGTCTATGACAGGCTGGTATAACGCACCAAAGCATATCTGCGGCGGAGGCGACCTGAGGGCGCTTGCTTTCTGCTGCCTCCCTGTAAAACCCTGCGCTTTACACGGCGCTCTGAAACAGGCTGGCATCAGCGCCGAGGAATTCATGAAACTCAAAACAGATTTTGCAAGAAAAACACCAATCGAATACGGGGAAGGGACGTGTTTTGGAAGCATGACATGGTGCTGCAAGATAACCAAGCCCTGTTTCCTTCGTGATGGGGCGCTCGTAGCCTCGGGGCTTTCGGATGTGGAGTATATGCGGATAAAGAAGAGATTATCAGAATATATCATGAAGCACAGGAAGAAAATTTGAAGGAAGCTTTTTATTGTTTGCAAACTTAAGCGTAATGAAGCAAATGACATCCCATACATTTTATGAACTGTGCAATGATGCTGCAGAGGCTATCCAGGAGGCGGTTTCAGGAATTGTGGGAAAACCAGAAGCAGGCGTAACTCTTCGCATCGGCGCCGATGGGACGCCGACAGAAAAAATAGATGAAGTGGCTGAGAATGCTGCCCTGTCTGTGCTTGAAGCAGACGGCAGGTCGATGAGGTTTGTGAGCGAGGAACTGGGTGAGAAGGTAATCGGCAGCAAACCAGAGTTTACATTTGTGCTTGACCCGATAGACGGCACCTTTAATGCGATAAACAACATCCCTTTTTTCTGCGTGCCTATTGCAGTCGGAAGCTCTGATTTATCCGACATCAGATATGGATACGTGAGGAACCTTGTTAACGGGGATATCTACACAGCGCAGCAGGGAAAGGGCGCATTCTTGAACAACAGGAGAATACATACCTCCTCTCTTTCCGAGCTCTCCCTTCTCAGTGTGATATCATACAGCCACCGTCCCCATGCAGTCGCCATCAATAACCACAATGTGAGAAGGGTGAGGGTATTCGGGTGCGCGGCACTTGAACTCTGCTATATTGCTTCCGGGATTTTCGATGCTTTTATCGATATGCGAAGCATGCTTCGGGTTACCGATATAGCGGCTTCGAAACTGATAGTGGAGGAAGCGGGCGGCAGAGTAACGGATGGAAAAGGAAAACCGCTTTCCACGCCGCTTGATGTGAAACAGCGTGTGAACATGGTTGCCAGCAACGGCGCTGTCCATGATAAATTGCTCGAACTTGTGTAGGCGTGTTTATGAGGGAAAATAGTAATCAATCCACGTATGCCCGCAGGCATACGTGTGTGCGCCCTCCCGAGGTGTGACCCAAGATGAAAAAAATCGGGATAATTTCAAGATGCGACAGGGACGATGTGCTTGCTCTCGTTAAGGACATTGCGGCTCA
This genomic window from Candidatus Methanoperedens sp. contains:
- a CDS encoding bifunctional fructose-bisphosphatase/inositol-phosphate phosphatase; translation: MTSHTFYELCNDAAEAIQEAVSGIVGKPEAGVTLRIGADGTPTEKIDEVAENAALSVLEADGRSMRFVSEELGEKVIGSKPEFTFVLDPIDGTFNAINNIPFFCVPIAVGSSDLSDIRYGYVRNLVNGDIYTAQQGKGAFLNNRRIHTSSLSELSLLSVISYSHRPHAVAINNHNVRRVRVFGCAALELCYIASGIFDAFIDMRSMLRVTDIAASKLIVEEAGGRVTDGKGKPLSTPLDVKQRVNMVASNGAVHDKLLELV